ACGAGACGGCCACATGCTCTGGGTAGCTAGTCCTGCAAGCCCTGGCCTGCATCTTTTTTTGATCCTTAGCTGACTTAAAGCTTATTGGGCAAGGGAGAGAAAACCAGTTCCTTCTGAGGATGAAGAAATATGAATCGTCCAGCAAGCTTAGCTTCATCCAAAGAGCAGGCTATGGAATATATCATTTTTTCCACTATTCTACGCTGCTGTCTGCCTTTCTAGTCATGCTAGATTTAATCTTTGGTCCAGAAGCTGGCCACATCATGTCTTCCGAGTCTGAAAAAGCTCCTTCCATACACATTTCTAACTGAGAAAGTAATCAGGCTCTCTCCTCCCCGCCGCCATGTTGAAGCAGGTGGATGTATTATATTGTGACTGTTCTGTTTGGTCCTACAGAGGGTTAATAAAATACTTTAGCTTGTAAGAACCTACTGGCTTCTGAGGAATTATGTTCACCTTGGAGGACAGTATAATTTCTTATGCTTTTCTTCTCCCTGTCGATCATTCTTCTGCATCTGTTGTCAATCACATATTCAGTAAAGGCATGACATTCTTTTAAAACcactggttgattttttttttattttttttttgctttccagatcatcgttttgcaattaaACGGtccgcaaagcacggaccaagtTGTTGTCAAAcagaattcccccattgaaatgcctgttttgcgaatcgctatagcgatcgcaaaaaggcaTCGTCATGCGGTTTTGTCGTTCTGCGgggtcgtcatcatgcggggcaccactgtatttttcttggtTTCAAGTTTTAAACCTTTTCTTAAAACTCTGGGTGGTTAGGTGGTTGACTTCCAAATAACTAGaaataagtttgtttttaaagtcaaaatTAACCTTTTTGGTGCAAGACTCCGAAACCAGAATGCTAACTTGGTCTTCTGTTTGGTCTTCTAGGTGGAAGAAACGAACAGCGATGATTATGTCTCGGAAATGGAGAAAACAGCCATGGATTTGAAGGATCCAAATCGCCCTAGGTTTACCTTGCAAGAGTTGCGGGATGTTTTGCACGAGAGAAACGAACTGAAATCTAAAGTGTTTTTGCTTCAAGAAGAGCTTCTTTATTACAAAAGGTTTGTTCTAATTTCTCCTGCTTATCACCCGCTTAAACCAAGGGGAAAGCTGTGTTCAGTGGGGTTGGAAGAGGTGCAGTGGATGCAGGATCagatcttgggaaagttactcttttggactgcaatttccagaattcgTCAGGTTGGCCATCCTGCTGGCTGAGtttatttccccccaaataaaaGTAACTTTACTAAGGTCAGAACACAATGGGCGGCCGATCTCTTGGTTCAGAGGCCAGGTTCAGTTTTCAGTTAATCAGCACTGTTTTTAAATTAACCAAGGGGCAGAAACCCTAGCAATGTTGCAATGTTCAGTTCTCACTCCTTGTCCCTCAAATTCTTTGGCTAGAGATTTTACTCCACACTTTTCTGTATTTTATAAGTGCATGTTATTCTCCAGTCTGGTGTGAGAGATGAAGACAGATAGAAAGGTGGAATGTTACTGTTTGGTGAGAAGACTGGATACTATAATTTGTCCGTGTGTGACTtccttttatttatctattttttcaAGTGATGAGGCTGATGAAGAAACAAAGTCTTCCCAGCCTACAACCATAATTAATTCCAAACCACCCACTCAGCAAGAATCCGGAATCAAACGGCTGTAAGTAATGTCTTTATCTCTTTCAAAGGGGTGTTTTAATCTGGAGAGTTTTTCTTAAGTACCAATGCTTTCTTTAAAGTCTCTGATACATAATGatgcttcccccctttttttaaaccatacTTTGACCATTAAAGCCACAAAACCCACCTTTTAAACATATTGTTTAAGGATCATCTTGTTGCATTCCAAAATTATATTCCTGCCCCTCCATCAGCTGCCACAAATGTCCATCTAGATGTAGGTCTTCTCAGAATTCAGACTTCTTGGAATTCAGCAGACATCCTTGAGGGTGTAGTGCCTCTGGAGGCACAGAAAACACGAGATTTATCCCAAATGTTTCATATCTAGAAACAAAATTGCAGTGTCATTCACTGTAGTGGCAACCAAAATTATCCTTCtctcatatgtttttttttaatagtattAAGCCTAGAAGTAAAGAGGCTAAGGGTGGCAGCCTTATTTTATTCTTTAATTAATGGTTCAGTTTTAATTTCTAATTGAAAGGTACCTTTCCTGCAGGTAATTACCAGACTTCCAAAACTATGGAGTTACAGAAGCGATGAGCGATTTGTCTGATGCAAattccacatacacacactctggAACCTCAGTTGTTTATGGGAGAGGTAATAAGGAGACtgcagttggctggatagctcagtggttaaggcaactggctgcagagccagaggttgggagttcgattcctccactcGTGCCTCTtgtgagagaagagccagcctgggtagccttggccAAGCTTCATACAGTCTCAgaggtgcccccagaagatgggaaggaTAAGCCACCCCATATgtttacctagaaaaacctgaaaaggatcagcataagtcagaattgacttgactgcacatgatgATAATTAAAGAGACTGTGTACCTATCATCAACAAAGATATCGCTTAAAAGTAAaaagacattacagtggtgcctcgcttaacgagcgcaccgtttaacaaatctgcatagcgatgtcgcttttgcgatcgcaaaagcaatcgcattgtgatgtttagatagggaaaaacttgcattgcgatgatcggtaagcgtttcgcttaccgatcttcgcattgcgatgtttttacaacagctgatcggcggttccaaaatggccgccgagtgcccaaaatggccgccgcaagtgttttcgcgccctgcccttgcttaccgagggcgcgaaaatggcggcgctatggaggaacttcgctgaacggtgagtttgggccccataggaacgcattaaactaagtttaatgtgttcctatggggtttttcgatccgtttagtgaTGCTTttgcatagcaacgattaatccggaaaggattaacgtcgctatgcggggcaccactgtattttaaaaaatcacttctcaGGCAGGAATGGcttgttggtttgtttctttttttaaagccaagctCTTTTGTGTATATCGTTTTGTCCAGAGGGGCTGAAAGAGGTCTTTTGTACTGAAGGCTGCCTCGCTCATTTGTTGCTGATCTGATGATCAGCATTGGTTTTAAAACAGGAGACAGACAAAAgcccgtgtgtgtgtctgtgtctgtgtgtgtgtgtgtgtctgtgtgttgctTGATGTGACGCAGCCCAGCCAAGCAGGCGGCAGAAGTGCAGAAAGGCAGCAGAGGAGAAGGATAACTGTGTGCATTGTTTTTTCGACCCTAATAATAGCTGCTCCCATCAGCAGCTCTGGCCGGGAATGACTCGGAGCTGTGTTTAGCtcggggaaagaaagaaaaacaaccaaCTACTTGGGTGATCTCAGCTGTGTGTCCTCGGTTCACAGCAAGGGACCTGCAACAGAATGTTACAGCGTATTACTGCTGTTGTTCAAGGCCCCGTCAATGCAACATAAAAGGAAATTTACCATCGGCACCCAAGATAAACAAGTCTCAAAAATCTTCAAGGTTGCAGTTCAGGAAACTACATCCCATGAAATATCGGGGATTTTCGCCCCCCTTCCAAGGTCTTAAATCTGGGTGAACAATTTTGGTGGGGCCAGATTTCCAACAGAACATCACTCTTTGTGACGGGCAGGGCAAATGATGTCCCCAAATCTGGaagaaaaacaacattaaaatggGCTTCTGGCCTGGGTTTTGTTGTGTTCTGAGCTCGGAGGGGACCCTGTgactttcccttctctcttgtcTCCAAGATGAAAATAATGGTTTATTTGACTTTTAAGATATTATTGGCTTAGGGGGGACACTGAGGTGGGACCCCACGGAGGTCTAGGACCCTGAAGGATGGCCCCACGGCATGACATGGGAGTCGGGAGACGTATCTTAGGCAACCTTAGGCAACTGGTGAAATAATCTGTCAAACCTCCCCCACCCACCTTTTCAAAACTGGAATAGGTGACTTGGcatagggtgtgtgtgttggaTGATGTgtcatgatggggggggggaaccacagtgGATCCTCCCTAGATCCATAGCTTTCCTGGGCTCCCCTCCGCCATGATGGAGAATTCTACTCTGAGGCAGAATAAAACCTCATGAAAGGAAGACGGAAATCAACTCTGTCCCTTCTTCTACCCTGCTTGGCAAGATTTGGGATGGGATCTGAGATCTTATGAAGCTCTTCCGAGATCTCGTAGTCCTTTACAATGgcatctgatttatttatttatttttccaaagcaTTTTGGAAACGAGTTCTTTCTGAGGATTTCCTTTTCCTCAGGAAACGGCTAGAAGATCTTCTTAAATTTACTTTACTCCGTTCTTCCGAGTCTGATCAGAAGACGCTTTAGAGTATTTTAGAGTCTCTGAATTTCTTCCCTCTTGTATTAATACACCCTCTGTGTTAACCCCCACACCTCTCATTCGCGTGGACGCCttgatttccttttcttctttgtgtgtATTCCAATGCCTTTAATTTCTTACTTAAGTCTCTTTTATCTCTTTCTGTACTTTCCCGACCAGGATTTTTACAGCCATAATGCCCATGGTAGCTGCCGGATTGATCCCGGACGATCCCACATTGCAGCCAATAAGAAGACTTGTGTCTCTTgtaggaaatctctctctctctcatttaaaGTTGGTTAATACTAGAGGTTTTGGTCCCCTAGTTTATGCATGGCATGTGTGCTGTTCCTCACTTTAATCCGGTTGTATTCTCATTGGCTGACTGtgggatcaggaaaaaaaatcttttaaaaagtagtaaaATTATGTGGCCAATCAGAATGCTCCTTTCCTGCATGATGTATCTGCTTCTTTCTCAGAAAATCCTTTGTGTCCTTTTTGTCTAATTTGGACATCCTGTGAGTCACTAACTTCAATTAACTTAAGTGAAGCAATTATTTGGTCAGTTGAGTTTAACAAACTCTAGATGACAATATAGAGGGTGGTGgaaaatgatgggagttgtagttgaatcACATTTGGAGGCCTACGCTTTACCCACCCCTTGTTTAAAGCCCAGTCTTTCCGTGATTCCTCCAGGTCACATTCTTCTGCCTGTCAAGTCTAATATTGCAAGTCTTTCCAGCTGGATAGACATTTCATTGCTTTTATGCTGTTTTCTGACATTCTGTGCCTGAGCTTTCCCTTCAGAAGTTAGAATGTTTCTCGACATTCCGTTAACTACGGGCATGCTCAGCCAATCACAGGAGCCCCCGTATATGTACTTCTCAGACACAAAGCCTATTTATAGCCTACATAGATAAGCTCATAACTAATGCAGTTTAATCTCGCTTTGGGAAGCGCGCCTAATGGTAGAATGCAGCaaaactgtatttgttttaaCAAACCTCTATTATTTCATTTGTTGTCGAAGGAATTTCTTCATATTGTACTAATCAGCTGTTGAAACCTCAAACGCTGGCGTAGATAGCCTGTCCCTTTACATGAATGACTTGTGAGAAGACTCAAATTTGTATCATTGACACTGAATAAATAGTATTAGAAGAGGCAGCGTGGACGCGCTTGCATGGTTAAAAGGCCATCCGACATTTCCATAGACCAGTTAACCATATGAAACTATGAAGGATTCCCAAAATGGGCCgtgtccttttttttctcctgccacgTCCAGTTCCTAGATATTTGGCTCAAGCTTTTAGGTGCTTCGGGAATCTGGTGCTTGGGACCTTGACGGTTTCTGGGCCCTTAGTTCTGGCTATGAATTAATTGTAGCCGTCTCTAAAAGGAACATCAGCTTGACTATCATCCTTACTTTACTTCCCTGGGAATGAGCTTCATTGCAATGGAATGGGTCTTGATTTTGTGTGAGAAAAAAAGAGGTGCTACACAGAACTAGAGATGTAaactttctgaaaatttccatttttttctggaaagttcaatttttttcagggaaaaaaacacaccacacatttccctctgttctttttcccagaaaaaaaaatggaaattttcagaaagttGACATCTCTAGCTCTGTGTAGCACCTCTTGGTAATACTTTTTAAAGTGAGAGAGTCTTATCTGAGATAGCTCAGAcgtttaggtatctagttgtggagccagagagctgggagttcaattccccgctgtgcctccttgaccaggggctggactagatgatctgcagggtccccttccagctctgtggttctaagaggatgataatcagatttatttatttttttcggTCCCCTTTTATAATCGTCTGGGTTTAGATCTTGATGTATTGCCGGAACACTGTAAACAGTTCCTCCTGTCAGCATCAAGGTCGTAATCTGGTGTGGTGTGGCGTTTTGTTTATTTTCGTTTTGTTTCCCGTTTGGAAGGTTTAGCTTCTTCTCCCGCGACAAGAAACGGATGCAATCCAGTCAGAGGAACACTTCCTTCCATGGTTCCTTCGGCGACTGGGCCAACTCTAACAAAGATGATGGCTACACCGAGGAAGGCTTGGAGGCCCTGCAGCATCTGTGACGGGGAACCTGGGGTTGCTACGGTAATGGCGCACGAAACCACGGAAGAACGCACGTTGGTGCAGGGCTGGGCAAGGCCTTCGCTCTCCTccggttcccccccccaacccttttgctgattttcttttccccaaccGACTTGCCATGATGGATTTCTAACCATGTTTACTTCTGGCGAAAAGCAAGATCCATGGCTCCATAACAATGGCGTTGTTTTTTATACTCCAGTGTAGCTGCTCTGTTAGGTTTCTGGCCGTGTGTTTCATTTAACCAGCTTGTGGGTTGTTTGGACTGACTGCTGCATTAACCTTCACGTAGCGAACGTTTCCTAGATGCCAAAAAAGGCGGATGTCACTCCTGGAGGGTTATATCCAGCCCACTCCTTTGTTAACAGATGCTTTCCTTTACATTTGTTTGGGAAGGGCCCTTCTTGATCACAattattcccccaccccatccttttTTGTCtaaccactccccccccccaaaacggCACTTTGGTTTGCGATTCAAGTAACGCCTTCCTTTTGCGGAAGGAACCCGTTTCGGGCGTGGAACCGTGGAACTGGATCAACCTCCGAATCAAGACTGTGCATtctgggtttgtttatttatagtgCCTAAAAAGCATGATGTAGGTGTGGGCgccttgcattttgctttgaaTTCTTGGACATACGAAGTGAAAGTCAACGGCCGAACTCCATGctcatccctttttaaaaaacaaaatttatcaTCTTCACACCAcaatctcttccttctcctcctcctttgagaAATCAGTCAATTTCGAACCACATTGCTTCCATCCGGTGCAGCTGGGCATGCCAATCGTTGGTTGAAATGATGCCCCTTTAGAGCAGTGGGCACCTCGTCTCAGGAGGGCTGTTCGCGAGACAACTTTGGCTCTCAGTTCACCGTCAACCTCTCGTAAGGCAGcctggggtttttaatttcagcaTTTAATACCAACGACACCCAGGCTTCCCCAAAAGATAAGTGGGCACATGCAGGAAACACCTCTTCTTCCCAGTGAGCGGGAGTTTTCCTCGTGCAATCAGCCTCCGGCAGGGGATTCAGATAAGAGTCAATTCTTTCAGTTTAAGAGACTggaggtttgtgtttttttggactacacctcccagaatgcTGTAGCCAGcatgaattctgggagctgtagttcaaaactgAAAGTGGACACTGCCTCCCACTCCTTGTCCTCGTGCAATCGTCAGCCATGGCTCCTGGACTGATTGACTGATCCTGGCCTTCTATTTTGTATTTCTCTCCCGTCTGGCATTCAATGTATGGTTTTTGAGATGCatgcctttattttgtttttcttttgaagatTTTTGGCCCTCTAGAGAATCTCGGGTTCATAACGAGGGCTGGTCCCACCCACCAGCCCAAACCTGACTCCATTTTGCGGAACAGCCATCATCTTGTTCCATTCTACCAGTTAACTCAAGCAGTGATTCCcaccctggggtccccagatgttcttggactacaacttccagaagcctttccCGGCATAGCTAggagcaaaggcttctgggagttgcagttgaagagTGTctggggaaccactgtattatacCAACAGGAAAAACGGTTGAAGAGCCCAGTCAGCTAGTGGCCAAGGCTGAACTGGAAATATAGGCCTCATCTTTGCATCAGCATCCTCAGGACGGAAAGATTATTAGATCATGAAGTTTTGCAGGCTGTAATGGTTGCTGGTATAGTGAGAATTTTGCCACAGCGCTCTATGGATGCCCCATACAACCATCCGAGGTGTAATTGTCAGGTTCAATTGTACACAACTGGGACTTGTGATCCATTTCCCCCTTGCCTTTAGGCTTTTTCACCCTCCTCCTGAGTAGAGAATCTTATTCGAACCACAGTGATCCTCATCATTGGCCGTACTAGCTAGAACTGCtgggaaaacatctggaggaacccCTCCCCGCCAAAAAAAAGGTGTCTTGTGGCACTTCCTAAACCTAACATATTTTGTTTGGCTTCAGCGTTGGTGGAGGGCAGTCTGGTTTCTTCGGGTACAATTGTCCTGCTCTGAAAACGGAGGGCAAAAGGAAAGCTTCTGAGTCTTCACATCTTTCACGAAACAAATAAAACTCTAAATCTATATAAAGCAGATATGCAGGAGAGGGGTGTAAAATTTCTAAACACACGGACGTAAATTCTTATTTACAGCTGTGGAGATTTCTTGAAATGAAGCACACCGTCAGCCTAGATGGCTGTTAAGTCATGTTAACAGACTTGGGGGGTTTTCCCCAGTTTTAAGAAACTATTCCTTATGATACGGAAAGATCAGCCTCTAACATTTGTTTTGTGGGGTAAAAAAATGACAGAACAACGATCTACTTTCATCTCTCGTCTTCCATGCAGTGGCCAGCCTTATCCTACACCTCTATCGGAACCAGAGAAAATGTCATCCGGCCAACATTTCTAGGAGGCTCAAGGCTTACCCTATAGGAAGGGGCTTCTTGTCCTCTGCAGCCAGCACACAAAAGTTAGCTACAATCCTCTTTGTAGACTTGTAAATTCGTTTTGCAATGACTTTTATGGGTTCGTTTGCCCAGCAGCCCTAAAGCCTATAACTCCCACCATTCCAGTCTTCTTGGCTCAGCCTGAAATAGtaccattttccccccaaaacaagacagggtcttatattaattttttctccaaaaaaactaattagggcttattttcaggggatgttttattttacagtcatgttaacttcttctggttgctgcacaatactacacaatggtggagggcagggtttcacttaacaggcttatttttggagtagggcttatattacaagcatcctgaaaaatcctactagggtttattttcaggttaggtcttattttcagggaaacagggcagctggacaaaaaaaaatgccAATCCTATTTTCTAACCACTAGAATCCTGCTCACTCCTCTCTCTAGAGGATGCAGGCCCTGCTAAGCTTACTTTCTCAAcaatcatgaggactagaaacttccTTTTCAAAACTAGTAGCTAATTCTCAGGATGCCAAACTCCCTACTAGCTGCCAAATCATCTATTGGTGTTGTGGGATCACAAATGCATAGACTGACAAGAGAAGACTGAGGTTACCTGTAATACCTTTTCTATTCTAACCaaaggtgtatatatatatattttttttcttttggccaaCGTTTTTGAAATCCTAAAATAAAGCATAAGGGATCTCAGTTCCTCTACCACAACTCCCTGGATGTGGTCGCTGCTCTAATGATGATTGCTGTTAACGTGATGGTCTACTAAGGTGTGTACAAGAAAAGGGAATGACAACCATCATGGGATATGCAAAGGAGTGAATGTGTGTCTTGATTCAGGGTGTTACAAGGTTTaacaaaaaaaggcaataaaCAGGGTTTAAAGGGGATGGGTTATATCAGCTGTAGATCTTTTTAATATGCTaaataaactatttctgaattaacaagttttggaatttttttacgCATGACCTATTAGCAGAGCAAACTCGGCCAAACATAAAAAGTTCAGCGCTACTTCATCTTTGTCCATATTATCGCCATCTCATCCCAAAGAAATGTAAAATTTTGTTTTGATCAGACCTTTACTCCCTCTACTTCTTTTCCTATAGTAAACTTGGATCTAGCCCTTTTCCCAGTTTTGTTCCTCACCCTTTCAGCCCAGAGTACCCACTGCATGTTGCTCCTTATCCCATGAAAATTTCTGCCCTGCTCTTTATGAACTGACCTTTCCCTTTCTCACAGTATTCGCTAACATTCTATCGCTGAAATCTGAGCTGTTTTCTAGGTGGAGGCATGTTTCACCGCACTGGTCACGTACAATTAAAAAAGCCtccagcagagcttggaaacaactTTTTCAAGACTaccagtcccagaatccccacatgAGCATCGCTCCACCGAGCTGGGGAATTCCGAGAACCTAACCTTTCTGAAACGGGCTTTCAGAGaagagagtatttatttatttatttatttgatttatatcctgcccatctggtctattcgaccacttccaataaacagatatacaataaaaacagattttttttcataagaaatttatttgtcattgcactcacaagtgggtgcaacgaaatgaggtagACAACCCATAAgaaatacaatactaaaagaaataataaacagaaaaagaataaaggaaagtTAGGTGTTGACACGAGAGAAGGCCTGagtatacatccatgttttaagttgtttcttaaaaggtgcccagcgtaggggccgcacgagtATAAAAGAACAAAAGCCCAGAATGGTCGAAAATGTTTAAGCTAAATCTGCGACACGGTACATGGATGGCGGAACAAGGCCAGGTCTTGAGTGGAGAGAGGCCAGCGCCGTTTTATGGGCCAGGAGCTGAGAAATAAGTTACCCAGATGTTGGCGGAAGTTTGTTCTGGAGGCCGGAGCTAGGCTTTCCCACAATCTCTGGAGGTTCTGTGGTCAAACCCCGTTCCATCATGGCCTGTCTTCATCTCTTTGTTTTTTCGAGCTCCGATCTCTGCTCCggtctcttttctctctgtcccGCCCATCTCTCCCTCTGCTCCTTTCCTCTCGGCCGCTGGGCCGGTCACCGCTGGGCCGGTCGCCCCATCCTCGCCTCCGCTGCTCTCTGCTCCTCCCGCTGTCCCGTTCCCTCCCTTTCCAGTCCCAGGCCCTTTCTCTGGACCAAGCCCGGTCTCTCTTTTCCGCCGACCCCTCTCTGTAAGAGAAGTCCGTTTTCCCAGCCGGTAAACTGATGGGCTTCCGGAAAGGTCTGTCCCTGCCTCCGAAGCGGAGCTGCCCGgactcttttttccccccgaaGCCGCCCCCAAGTCGCCGAGGGATCCACCCTttaagggtcctttccagctcgaAGTCGACAAAGATCTCCCGCTGGTCGATCACCAGCCTGTTGGCGTCTCTGTGGGCTTTCATGAGGGCCCGCTCTTCTTTGTACTCGACGAACGCGTAGCCCTTGGAGAACCCGGTGACGAGGTCTCGGACCAGCCGGAGCTTCCGGATTTCTCCGTATCGGGAGAAGACGTCCTTTAACTTCTCTTCTGTGGTTTGCAAGCTCAGCCGGGCGACAAACAGGGTGAGGTGAGGATCCCCCGAGACGCCTTTGCTGGGGACGTACCGTGCCAGCATGGCCCTCCGCACGGCGCGGTCGTGGGGTTCCTCATCGGTGCCATCGATGCTTCCGGCTTTGAGGGGATCATATTCTTTTGCAATAGGCTCCCACTCGTTCATGGTctagaagagagggagaaagcacaCAGAACCTTTAATTCCTAATTTCAAAGCCGTCTGCTCTGCGTTTTGAGGCTCAAAGTGAAGGGCAAAATAGATACCACCCTCCACTATCACAGCCAACCAGGTTAACAGATGTTTCGTACTTAAACTcgggtttgttttctttctttctttggagggTTGCCAGATACTTCAGGAGTCTGTGTATGAAataaattttacacacacacagatctcCTTTGGGgagattattaattaatttatttaaaacatttttacccctcCTTAACAAGGACCCGTGGCAGCTTACATTCTTgcaaggcaatatttaaagcaataaaaaaaaaacaatgagtatTACAAAggtgtcttacatcattaa
The genomic region above belongs to Pogona vitticeps strain Pit_001003342236 chromosome 14, PviZW2.1, whole genome shotgun sequence and contains:
- the RILPL1 gene encoding RILP-like protein 1 isoform X3, with product MMNPVSLTPLATSGMSERERQVMKKLKEVVDKQRDEIRAKDKELGLKNEDVEALQQQQNRLIKINHDLRHRITVVEAQGKALIEQKVELEAYLQTKEQEMAALRAELGKLREKRQGPPSQNGEEVQVEETNSDDYVSEMEKTAMDLKDPNRPRFTLQELRDVLHERNELKSKVFLLQEELLYYKSDEADEETKSSQPTTIINSKPPTQQESGIKRLFSFFSRDKKRMQSSQRNTSFHGSFGDWANSNKDDGYTEEGLEALQHL
- the SNRNP35 gene encoding U11/U12 small nuclear ribonucleoprotein 35 kDa protein isoform X1, with translation MNEWEPIAKEYDPLKAGSIDGTDEEPHDRAVRRAMLARYVPSKGVSGDPHLTLFVARLSLQTTEEKLKDVFSRYGEIRKLRLVRDLVTGFSKGYAFVEYKEERALMKAHRDANRLVIDQREIFVDFELERTLKGWIPRRLGGGFGGKKESGQLRFGGRDRPFRKPISLPAGKTDFSYREGSAEKRDRAWSRERAWDWKGRERDSGRSREQRRRGWGDRPSGDRPSGREERSRGRDGRDREKRDRSRDRSSKKQRDEDRP
- the SNRNP35 gene encoding U11/U12 small nuclear ribonucleoprotein 35 kDa protein isoform X2, whose product is MGESAAADQKAAFLLEDSCSRGTMNEWEPIAKEYDPLKAGSIDGTDEEPHDRAVRRAMLARYVPSKGVSGDPHLTLFVARLSLQTTEEKLKDVFSRYGEIRKLRLVRDLVTGFSKGYAFVEYKEERALMKAHRDANRLVIDQREIFVDFELERTLKGWIPRRLGGGFGGKKESGQLRFGGRDRPFRKPISLPAGKTDFSYREGSAEKRDRAWSRERAWDWKGRERDSGRSREQRRRGWGDRPSGDRPSGREERSRGRDGRDREKRDRSRDRSSKKQRDEDRP